One Methanosphaera sp. WGK6 DNA window includes the following coding sequences:
- a CDS encoding ABC transporter ATP-binding protein: MQSYIEFKNVTKEYKIGKNILKAADKLNFTIDKGEFVVILGPSGSGKSTLLNLLGGLDKVTSGSIIVDNNEISSYNEKQLTKYRAYNIGFIFQFYNLLPNLTAIENIELLNDIIDKKIDGNNVLKQVNLEHHATQFPSELSGGEQQRVSIARAIAKNPSMLLCDEPTGALDSKTSYKIIKLLHDLCKQEHTTIIIVTHNASIAEIADKIIYLKNGQIEEIKTTDSPQSPENIEW; the protein is encoded by the coding sequence ATGCAAAGTTATATCGAATTTAAAAACGTGACAAAAGAATACAAAATAGGAAAAAACATCTTAAAAGCAGCAGACAAACTAAATTTCACTATAGATAAAGGCGAATTTGTAGTAATACTAGGACCCTCAGGAAGTGGAAAATCAACACTACTTAACTTACTTGGAGGATTAGATAAAGTAACAAGTGGAAGTATCATAGTAGATAATAATGAAATATCAAGCTACAATGAAAAACAACTAACCAAATACAGAGCATACAATATAGGATTTATATTTCAATTCTACAATTTACTACCTAACCTTACTGCAATAGAAAACATAGAACTACTCAATGACATAATAGATAAAAAAATAGATGGAAATAACGTATTAAAACAAGTAAACCTAGAACATCATGCAACACAATTTCCATCAGAACTATCAGGAGGAGAACAACAAAGAGTATCCATAGCCCGAGCAATAGCAAAAAATCCAAGTATGCTACTATGTGATGAACCAACAGGAGCACTAGACTCAAAAACAAGCTATAAAATCATAAAACTACTCCATGATTTATGTAAACAAGAACATACAACAATAATCATAGTAACACACAATGCAAGTATAGCAGAAATTGCAGATAAAATAATTTATCTAAAAAATGGACAAATAGAAGAAATAAAAACAACAGACAGCCCACAATCCCCTGAGAATATAGAATGGTGA
- a CDS encoding MBL fold metallo-hydrolase yields MSFSKAGEFFIDFGNPRKGNGLGDFIELGLLPDVKGIYREDYLRHNGLNFEEKAAVDGLLLSHAHADHVNYVNFLRNDIPLYMSLNSKIILEVLDATGTGSFTDYYTYRRQFEYYLTKQKNISRKKGDKITEPRDIRIMDPYVIETIGNLDVQLAPVDHSLPGAAAFLIEDNTERVIYSGDLRFHGRNAQLTHDFVKHAKKFNPTVMLCEGTNMGNTKKPQNFNLKCEEDIEETAYDLINDYNGLLVVNFPIRDLDRLVTFHNLAKSTDRTLLINLKQAYMLNRIEAENPDGTIYPTLSEPNLGVYIPRRKDGLLSSNSYINFEDEWIKPSDDLHVKEYEKWQKEFLEYDNAYTFEDVSENENQYIIRLDNYSFAELIDIKPANARYIHSATEPFSTEMELDFEVTMNWLHHFNIDTTESAYHVSGHATGEQLLEMIREIEPDVLYPIHTENPSEYDVLMDDGITVIHPVLKS; encoded by the coding sequence ATGAGTTTTTCTAAAGCTGGTGAGTTTTTCATTGATTTTGGAAATCCACGAAAAGGAAATGGTCTTGGAGATTTCATAGAACTTGGCCTACTACCTGATGTTAAAGGTATTTACAGGGAAGATTATCTTAGACATAATGGTCTTAATTTTGAAGAAAAAGCAGCTGTTGATGGATTATTATTATCACATGCTCATGCAGACCACGTTAATTATGTTAATTTTCTAAGAAATGATATTCCATTATATATGAGTTTAAATTCTAAAATTATCTTAGAAGTTCTTGATGCAACAGGTACTGGTAGTTTCACTGATTATTACACATATCGTAGACAATTTGAGTATTATTTAACTAAACAAAAAAATATTTCCAGAAAAAAAGGAGATAAAATTACAGAACCAAGAGATATAAGAATCATGGATCCCTATGTTATTGAAACTATTGGAAATTTAGATGTGCAACTTGCACCTGTTGACCATTCACTTCCTGGAGCTGCTGCTTTTCTTATAGAAGATAATACTGAGCGTGTTATTTATTCTGGGGATTTACGTTTTCATGGAAGGAATGCACAGTTAACACATGATTTTGTTAAACATGCAAAGAAATTTAATCCTACTGTCATGTTATGTGAAGGAACAAATATGGGAAATACTAAGAAACCACAGAACTTTAATCTTAAATGTGAAGAAGATATTGAAGAGACGGCTTATGATTTAATTAATGATTATAATGGACTACTTGTTGTTAACTTCCCTATTAGAGACCTAGATAGACTTGTTACATTCCATAATCTTGCAAAGTCTACTGATAGAACATTACTTATTAATCTAAAACAGGCTTATATGTTAAATAGAATTGAAGCAGAAAATCCTGATGGTACTATTTATCCTACATTATCTGAGCCTAATTTAGGTGTGTATATTCCACGTAGAAAGGATGGTTTACTTAGTTCTAATAGTTATATTAACTTTGAAGATGAATGGATTAAACCATCTGATGATTTACATGTAAAAGAGTATGAGAAATGGCAGAAAGAATTCCTTGAATATGATAATGCATATACTTTTGAGGATGTTAGTGAAAATGAGAATCAGTATATTATACGCTTAGATAATTATTCATTTGCTGAGTTAATTGATATTAAGCCAGCTAATGCTCGTTACATTCATTCTGCCACAGAGCCTTTTAGTACAGAGATGGAACTTGATTTTGAAGTTACTATGAATTGGTTACATCACTTTAATATTGATACAACTGAATCAGCTTACCATGTTTCTGGCCATGCTACAGGTGAACAACTTTTAGAGATGATTCGGGAAATAGAGCCTGATGTATTGTATCCTATTCATACTGAGAATCCTAGTGAATATGATGTTTTAATGGATGATGGTATAACTGTTATTCATCCTGTTCTTAAATCATAG
- a CDS encoding flavin reductase family protein: protein MKKNVNLQTMMYPAPAVVASAYDKEGKADACTLAFASMISHVPPSIIIGINHSAKRKTLEDIIETKEFVIGFPSIEHVVETDYIGLDSGHDVDKLEKVGFTTTKAKKVNAPIINEFKVSLECKVTHMVDIGSHKQITGEIVNVQVDEDILNDKDMILVEKLDPIIYDIVCHRYFSIGKEEAKSYNVGLKYREE, encoded by the coding sequence ATGAAGAAAAATGTAAATTTACAAACTATGATGTATCCAGCACCAGCTGTAGTTGCATCTGCTTATGATAAAGAAGGAAAGGCTGATGCATGTACACTAGCATTTGCATCAATGATTTCACATGTTCCACCATCAATTATTATTGGTATTAATCATAGTGCAAAAAGAAAAACATTAGAAGATATTATTGAAACAAAAGAATTTGTAATAGGTTTTCCAAGTATAGAACATGTAGTTGAAACAGATTATATTGGATTAGATTCAGGCCATGATGTTGATAAACTTGAAAAAGTGGGTTTTACTACTACAAAAGCTAAGAAAGTTAATGCTCCTATAATTAATGAATTTAAAGTTTCTCTTGAATGTAAGGTTACTCATATGGTAGATATTGGTAGTCATAAACAGATTACTGGTGAAATTGTAAATGTTCAAGTAGATGAGGATATACTTAATGATAAAGATATGATTTTAGTTGAAAAATTAGATCCTATTATTTATGATATTGTTTGTCATAGATACTTCTCTATAGGAAAAGAAGAAGCTAAATCATATAATGTAGGTCTTAAGTATAGAGAAGAATAA
- a CDS encoding exodeoxyribonuclease III, whose translation MTIKLISWNVNGIRAVSKKEEFWKWFNNTDADIINFQEVRAEESKIPKKLVDIDGYENYFNEAEKKGYSGVGTYSKIKPINVTRGLGISRLDKEGRVLRIEYPEFTLFNIYFPNSGQNAKRLSYKIDFCDALLDIMINIRDNGQNVIVTGDYNIAHNPIDVYSPENCEGKSGYLVEERAWLDKVEEAGFIDTFRLFDESDSNYTWWSYRTRARSRNAGWRLDYFYVNKELRDNVKSATILSDINGSDHCPVSLELDL comes from the coding sequence ATGACAATAAAACTAATATCCTGGAATGTAAATGGAATACGTGCTGTAAGTAAAAAAGAGGAATTCTGGAAATGGTTTAATAATACTGATGCAGATATAATAAATTTTCAGGAAGTAAGAGCAGAAGAATCTAAAATACCTAAAAAACTAGTAGATATAGATGGCTATGAGAACTACTTTAATGAAGCAGAAAAGAAGGGATATAGTGGAGTAGGAACATATAGTAAAATTAAGCCAATAAATGTAACAAGAGGACTAGGAATTAGTAGATTAGATAAGGAAGGAAGAGTACTTAGAATTGAATATCCTGAATTCACATTATTTAATATATACTTTCCCAATAGTGGACAGAATGCTAAAAGATTATCATATAAAATAGATTTCTGTGATGCACTACTTGATATTATGATTAATATAAGAGATAATGGACAAAATGTAATTGTTACTGGTGATTATAATATTGCACATAATCCTATTGATGTTTACAGTCCAGAGAATTGTGAAGGAAAATCAGGATATCTAGTAGAGGAAAGAGCCTGGCTTGATAAAGTAGAAGAAGCAGGTTTTATTGATACATTTAGATTATTTGATGAATCTGATTCCAATTACACTTGGTGGAGTTACAGGACAAGAGCACGTTCAAGAAATGCTGGTTGGAGGTTAGATTACTTCTATGTAAATAAGGAATTAAGAGATAATGTGAAATCTGCAACTATTCTCAGTGATATTAATGGCTCGGATCATTGTCCTGTTAGTCTTGAACTTGATTTATGA